A genomic region of Nitrosomonas ureae contains the following coding sequences:
- the hpnA gene encoding hopanoid-associated sugar epimerase: MKSLVTGATGFLGSAVMRCLLTAGHDVRVLVRPNSNRKNLESFAVEICEGDLRNHESLKHAVQGCDNLFHVAADYRLWVPDPETMYDININGTRALIMAAHQEGIKRIIYTSSVAALGLNPDGSPANEETISDISAITGYYKRSKYLAEQIVKQLTDEHHLPLTIVNPSAPVGPGDIRPTPTGRIILDTLLDRMPAYVNTGLNIAHVDDIAYGHLLAYQNGKPGERYILGGDDMTLLQILQAIDEIQGVKKTRISIPISVMLPMAWWMERIASLTHSEPRATLDSIRMAKKLMFFSSKKAQHELGYQYRPAREAIRDAVNWFKENGYSN, translated from the coding sequence ATGAAATCATTAGTTACAGGAGCAACTGGATTTCTCGGCTCAGCGGTTATGCGATGCTTGCTAACAGCCGGCCATGATGTTCGGGTTTTGGTTAGACCGAACAGTAATCGCAAGAATCTTGAGAGTTTTGCGGTTGAAATTTGCGAAGGCGATCTACGTAACCATGAATCCCTTAAACATGCGGTTCAGGGTTGCGATAATCTTTTTCATGTTGCAGCTGATTATCGTCTTTGGGTTCCTGATCCAGAAACCATGTATGATATCAATATCAATGGAACGCGTGCCCTCATCATGGCTGCGCATCAGGAAGGCATAAAACGTATTATCTATACCAGCAGCGTAGCAGCACTGGGCCTAAATCCCGATGGATCACCGGCTAACGAAGAGACTATATCAGATATTTCCGCAATTACCGGATACTATAAACGCTCCAAATACCTTGCTGAACAAATTGTGAAGCAATTAACCGATGAACACCATTTACCCTTAACTATCGTTAACCCTTCAGCCCCGGTAGGCCCGGGAGATATTCGCCCCACCCCAACCGGGCGCATTATATTGGATACACTCCTGGATCGCATGCCTGCCTATGTGAATACTGGTCTAAATATTGCTCATGTTGATGACATCGCGTATGGTCATTTACTGGCATACCAGAACGGGAAGCCGGGAGAACGCTACATACTGGGTGGCGATGACATGACTCTACTGCAAATCTTGCAAGCCATCGATGAAATCCAGGGAGTAAAAAAGACTCGTATCAGCATACCTATCAGCGTCATGCTACCTATGGCATGGTGGATGGAAAGAATTGCAAGTCTCACACACTCAGAACCCCGTGCAACACTGGATAGCATTCGTATGGCTAAGAAATTGATGTTCTTCTCCAGTAAAAAAGCACAACATGAATTAGGTTATCAATACCGCCCGGCACGTGAAGCAATTAGGGATGCAGTTAACTGGTTCAAAGAAAATGGCTACAGCAACTAA
- the cheZ gene encoding protein phosphatase CheZ, translated as MNTKHQTKIKVNEIHQASTPKKSRKSIQLADASKSSEVNLTENQELITTDKKVIDQVGLLTRNLHDSLRELGYDTRLQEIAAEVPEAQDKLTYVATKTEQAAERALNATEIAMPIQEKLANNAIYLSEQWKQAFETQQVNPDTEMFKTLLIETLQYLDKVPEQTNATNTQLLEIMMAQDFQDLTGQVIKKITHMVQSLEKDLIDLLLANVSVKKSHADDEGLMNGPVTNPEKRNDVVCNQDQVDDFLASLGF; from the coding sequence ATGAATACAAAACATCAGACAAAAATAAAGGTTAACGAAATTCATCAAGCATCCACTCCCAAAAAATCTAGAAAATCGATTCAATTAGCAGATGCATCAAAAAGTTCTGAAGTCAATCTTACAGAAAACCAAGAACTAATAACAACTGACAAGAAAGTTATTGATCAGGTTGGATTATTAACACGAAACTTACATGATAGCTTGCGAGAATTAGGATATGACACACGTCTCCAAGAGATTGCTGCTGAAGTGCCCGAAGCTCAAGACAAATTGACTTATGTAGCCACAAAAACTGAACAAGCTGCCGAGCGTGCACTCAATGCCACGGAGATCGCAATGCCGATTCAAGAAAAGCTTGCAAATAATGCAATTTATCTATCCGAGCAATGGAAACAAGCCTTTGAAACCCAGCAAGTGAACCCAGACACTGAAATGTTCAAAACATTGCTTATTGAAACACTTCAATATCTTGACAAAGTACCTGAACAAACTAATGCAACCAATACACAACTGCTTGAAATAATGATGGCACAAGATTTTCAAGATCTCACAGGTCAAGTAATCAAGAAAATTACGCATATGGTCCAAAGTTTAGAAAAAGATCTCATTGATCTATTGTTGGCCAATGTCTCTGTCAAGAAGAGCCATGCGGATGATGAAGGACTTATGAATGGGCCAGTTACCAATCCTGAGAAAAGAAATGATGTCGTATGCAATCAAGATCAGGTAGATGATTTTCTGGCTAGTCTTGGTTTCTGA
- a CDS encoding phytoene/squalene synthase family protein has translation MTSHSRINDEQYQDYILQGVSRTFALTIPQLPEPLRRIIGNAYLLCRITDTIEDDNALTIEQTRQLSDMFAEVVCGNASAEEFSLKLHPLLSDQTIPAEHDLIKNTPAVIRITHSFNPVQRRALERCVRIMAQGMVDYQETESLEGLKDLSAMNQYCYYVAGVVGEMLTELFCDYSAEINAHKPVLMKLAVSFGQGLQMTNILKDIWDDRKRGACWLPQDIFLKNGFNLSKLQPGMNDTKFQAGLAELLGVAKGHLLNALIYTNLIPPHERGIRRFCLWAIGMAILTLNKINRHRNFSEGAQVKISRRSVKATILTTSLFASHNWILELLFKYTSRKLPEVSSHSAALSEIS, from the coding sequence ATGACAAGCCACTCTCGCATCAATGATGAACAATATCAAGACTACATTCTGCAGGGTGTCTCACGCACTTTTGCATTAACCATTCCACAATTACCCGAGCCTTTACGACGCATCATAGGCAATGCATATCTGCTTTGTCGAATCACGGATACGATTGAAGATGACAATGCTTTGACGATAGAACAAACCCGGCAATTATCGGATATGTTTGCCGAAGTAGTATGTGGAAATGCATCAGCGGAGGAATTTTCACTAAAATTGCACCCTCTCCTTTCTGATCAAACCATTCCTGCTGAACATGACTTAATAAAGAATACCCCCGCAGTTATTCGTATCACGCACAGTTTTAATCCCGTGCAGCGTAGGGCACTGGAGCGATGCGTTAGAATTATGGCGCAAGGCATGGTGGATTATCAGGAAACTGAATCTTTGGAGGGACTCAAAGATTTATCTGCAATGAATCAGTATTGCTATTACGTTGCAGGCGTTGTCGGTGAAATGTTAACCGAGTTATTCTGTGATTACTCAGCGGAAATTAATGCACACAAACCCGTCTTGATGAAACTTGCCGTATCATTTGGACAGGGCTTACAAATGACCAATATTCTCAAAGATATATGGGATGACCGTAAAAGGGGTGCCTGCTGGCTGCCACAAGATATTTTCCTTAAGAATGGATTTAACCTTAGCAAATTACAGCCGGGTATGAACGATACCAAATTTCAAGCTGGATTGGCAGAACTATTGGGAGTGGCTAAAGGACATCTACTTAACGCCCTGATCTATACCAACCTAATTCCTCCGCACGAGAGAGGCATTCGCCGATTTTGTTTATGGGCAATTGGCATGGCCATCTTGACGCTTAATAAAATAAATCGACACCGGAATTTTTCTGAAGGTGCACAAGTCAAGATCAGTCGCCGTAGTGTTAAAGCAACTATCCTGACAACCAGTTTGTTTGCCAGCCACAATTGGATACTCGAGCTATTGTTCAAGTATACTTCCAGAAAACTTCCAGAAGTTAGCTCACACTCAGCGGCGTTATCAGAAATTAGCTAA
- the cheY gene encoding chemotaxis response regulator CheY, with protein MSDKNLKFLVVDDFSTMRRIVRNLLKELGFVNVDEAEDGAIALRKLQDGNFDFIVSDWNMPNMDGLTMLQNVRANSALKNIPVLMVTAEAKKENIVAAAQAGASGYIVKPFTAAVLEEKLNKIFQNMKTKLAEKA; from the coding sequence ATGTCTGACAAAAATTTAAAATTCTTGGTGGTCGATGATTTTTCTACTATGCGTAGAATCGTTCGCAACCTTCTAAAAGAACTTGGATTTGTCAATGTTGACGAGGCGGAAGATGGTGCAATTGCATTGCGTAAACTGCAAGATGGTAATTTTGACTTTATCGTATCTGATTGGAATATGCCCAATATGGACGGGTTAACTATGCTCCAGAATGTGCGCGCAAACTCGGCATTAAAGAATATTCCCGTCCTCATGGTTACCGCTGAAGCTAAAAAGGAAAATATTGTAGCTGCCGCCCAAGCGGGTGCAAGTGGTTATATCGTTAAACCATTTACTGCTGCCGTGCTTGAGGAGAAACTAAATAAAATTTTCCAGAACATGAAAACCAAATTAGCTGAGAAAGCGTAA